GAAGACAAATAAAGACATTATAGTTTGACgcaatatttatttcaaatatactTTTGTAGCTGAACCTTAAAACACACCATATCGGCAACAGCATGATCAAGGGAATGAACATATGCATGTAGCCCATCGCTTCCACCATGTCCTACAGGATATGAGGAACAAATAAGTTTAAGAAtgaaaacaacaataaaatagaAGCAGCCATCAAACGAACCACAAAAGATGAAAGCTTATAATCAACTGCCATTTAAAAGAAAGTTGCAAGCAAGCATGCATGGCATGGCATGGGGGAGTAATAGATTAAGTTAGAAAGCATACTGTCAACCACAAATACCAATCATGCTTGCAGATAGAGTgttgttgttaatttttttttttttttggtggggGGGGGGGTAAGGGGGCGGAAGGGAACCCAGGTCTCGGTTGACTTATCACATAAATGATTTCAGATTATTTGAGGCATATGCTACCATGCTGCAAGATTCAACATTGGTCAGCGTGTTTGTCCCTTTGAAATTTTTTACCAGTGAAACTTCCATGTAATGTGGAAAATTCATCTAAACTGAAATCTGAGTAGCCAATAATGAGGAAAATATCTTCAAAAACCATACTTCTTGTTTCTACAGATCAGCTAAACAAGAAGACAGTTTTCACGGGTCTTGCTTACTATAAACACTAAAAAGTAAGCTTACTTATCAAGATGAGCTTCAAATGTTACTTCTTGGCACCAATGGGCTTCCCAATAGAAATACTCAAACCCCTGCAACATCCAAATATAGATGCATCGTTGAAGAAAAGGAGTCTCTATACCATGAACAACATTAAATAGAAGATAATCTGTGAAGGATTATCTGAAGGAATGAAGACAAGACTAAATTGGTTGTGCAGAAAGTTATTTTACAATTGATTTACACCAGCGTGGAAAACTAGCAGAAGCAACTAAAATGCCTTTCAAGACAAAGCATTCTTTTACCATTTGTGTATTCTCTTCAGTCACAAACACTCTAAATCCTTTTTCTTGTCTCTAGTCCACAATCAGATTGATTGTAAAAGTGATATGCAAGTAACACTTGTTAAAACATGATGCTCTAGGCCTAAACTTACGCCTATTCATGAATGTACTAAAGTAAAACTTAAATAGGACCTCAAGTAGTCGTTTGTTTCTTAACATACTAATTAGAGTCAGACATTTGTATTATTGTGGAGTCACCTAGAAATACATGTAATAAACAAGACGATCAATAATTCCATGATGTTGAGGCTGAACACACCTTTCCCCGCTAATCAAATTAGAAGGAAGCTGTGTTTTAGCAGTTCAAAACTTCACCAAAAAAGTTCAAATCAACAAAAGGTAATGCaggcttttcctttttctttaaaaaatggaAACTTGTCTTTATGTCCAGGATGTCTGATGAAATGGTAAAATTCACCAGCGGCTTTAATTTTACTTTTCTGATTCTAgtttctattaaattttaaatatgaccCGTTTCCCTTGATGTgaaataaatttaacacttaGCTTCAAAGGATACATTGACTTGATTGTTGTCAGAAAAGCACTACGAAGGTAGAGTGTTGGACCTAGTTCCAGTAGTCGGGGTTCAAAACTTCAAATCCACATAACCTCAAATATATACAAGAAAAGAAGGACAAAAAAACCTTCTGAGCgcataacaagaacaatataccTCTTCATCCTACTCTTTCCTTTAACTGAAAGAGTGGCCAACAATATTTAATCACTTGAGATAACAACGAAAAGAAATCACCATAAAAAACTTATACATATAAGAGGACCATAAGCAGTGCAACAAGAGAAGTAGCGTGGAAGACAGAAAAGAGGAATCTAAAGAGAGCAGTTCACCAGAAATGAGTCAAGTAGACCATACAATATGACCTCTGAATTTCTTTGTACTCACTTATATGAAATAGTCACTGAAAGCAAAagtgaggaggaggaggagggagGGGAGCGGATGCACATGCACTATGTAAAAAATAAATGACACACAACATAAATAAAAGACGGATTTTTGGGCAAAGCAGAATGTGATTTTGATGGTCAGCATAtgaaacttaaacttaccaatccaATCCATTCCATAGACCTTGAATCCATTGGCATTAAGCTGCTTTGCAAAATCACTGTACCTGCCACTGTTGTAAAAATCTAAACATCATaagtaaaagaaacaaaaagctaCCCAATCAATTTAAAACCTCCTCTACAATGGCCTCAGATCCAAATAACAAACCTGTGTTCATTCAGGCCATGCAAAAGAACAACTACGCCCCTGCAAAAGATATGGGAATAACTCACTATCTAGGTGAACATAGTGGGAATTTGAACttcaaaagaaaactaaaatttaataatttaaaagaatgtAATCAATAAATCAAAACAGGTTGGTAGAAATTGTAGAGGACTGTAGCTTGAAGCTAATtacaataaatattttattttattgctaGAACAGAAGAAAAGGAATTTCTCATAACTCATTTAAAGGTTAAACTTTCAGATATGAAAAGTATAAAATTGATTATAGAGGAATTAGCACAAGCAAGTTCTCATCCCTCTAAGCTTCACTAAAACCAATGTGCCCAACGTGACTAAAGTTTGGCAAACAAATATAAATGGCTTAGCCTCCAGCCAGGATTTATCCATACAGAAATTTACACTTATAGCAAAGACAGAATTGAAACTTCTGCTCACAAAGGGTAATCTAATTTCAGGCCAATAGAAGTTCGATTTGTTGTCCTTTTTTCACATTCAACACTTTTAGTAAAATTTCTTTTCAccttttcatttgtttattttagtttcCACTGACATCAAGGTCCGCGGCACACTTCAAAAAGTCCTGGCTCAATATTTACCAATTCTCAAGCATTTGACAAGAATATCAATTCTTTGAACTATGGAAAAGCAATTTTATCAACTGAGCACTAGTGATAAAAGCATTTTATTTTATCAGCTATTCCTTTCGAAAAATTCAACTCGATAGAAAAATATGCCAAATTATGAGACTCTCTGGGGCTGATTAGGCACTGCCAAACATTTGACAAATACATGAAAAACTATGGCAGAGTATTGTAAATATCATCTCCACAGCAAGTGCCTTCCCAGCTACATTCAGAGCATAACGCAGACAAAAAGAGGTAGGGAACCATAAGCAGAAGCTTAGACATTTAGGGCAGGAATAATCATAAGAAAGCAGTCCTTGGGGCATGCTCCAGCAGCAGGTAGTGCTGTAAATGAACCAAGCTTAAACAAATGGGCCTCTGATCATGCTCAGTTCCTCAAAATCTTCACCAATGTTTGTTTATTTAGCTTGATAAACTAACATAAATGAACAAAAAACGGAACTGGTCATTTTACACTCCATTCATTTATAGCTCTAACAGCAGGGATTTTGTTTTTTGATCGAAGCTGCAGGGAATTATAGCCTGCAAACACGTTGTTTCTTTTTATCCATAGTTTTAACCACTAGTGTCATTGGAAACTCAACCATTTTTGCAGGCTTCTGTGAACTTTCCAAGTGAGGACAATAACCACAGTTTTTAGATATGTATCTCTttaattaattgttgtattttaaaatttccaaaccatTGACTCAAAGATGCAGAAGAAGCAGAGTTCCATAAATTAACTTCATACCGtttaattattttaagaataatAGAGACATTTTCTAGTGGGCTTAggtaacatattttatttgttttttcctaggttaaataaaaaaaatggtataaTAATCCAAAAGTGCCACTCCCAAAAGCTGAAATTTTGTTTATGAGAGCTTAACAAACAATAGTGATGATTCCTAAAAAAGCAATGTTCTTATTCTCTCGAATCTCAGAAAAAATAAATCCCATCACTCTGAACTAAATTTCAAAGCAGAAATGTATCTCATTTAAGCTCTGGAAAAgacaaaacaaataaataatctCAAACTCAAAAACCCCAGTTCCAGAGCTATTTTctaagtaaatgaattaaatagagaaaataaatcaTTGGCACCGGCTTAAAGAAAAGTGACCCAATAGTGTTACTCATCATAATTGACATATAAATTAGTACAACTTCTCAAAAAGAAAGGGAATAGTTAGTCAAAAACTAACCTGACTACGACGGAAACTGGGGTCCAAGACTGAGTGAATAACGTTTCACCTCGTGCACTAGTAAACAGCGAAAACTCCCTCACTGTGCCGTTATCATCGTCCTCAACCACCCTCTGGATCGCCAGTGATCGCCTGGCCGCGGCCTCCTGGTCCAAAATCACCGCCGCGCTTCTACGTAGCACCATCGCCGCCGGCACCCTCATCACAGCCGACGAAGAAGACGACCCTTTCCTCCGGCAGTCCTGTTTCTCGTCCTTTCCCACTTCCTCCCCGGAACAGATAGCGGAGGCGCGTCTTTGCCCCCGGAATGGCAAAAGCAAGAACAAAACGACAGCATTTAGCAGCAACAAGAGGCTCCTCAAAGCACGTAAGGAGAAGAGGGCGTTTATGCGGCCACTTGCTCCAGAGGTCAATGGCTCCACCGCCTCCATCCTTTCAGAAGCGGCTGATGATGAGATTAAGGGATTGGAATCCTTGGATAGACACTTGGGTTTCCAATAGTTTGGTTTCACATGAAATTGAGAATGTccgtaaattttattaaaatatagaaaCTTAGTTTCTCTGGGTATTGCAATCGTTCTAGTTGATGAACAGGTCATAAACGGAGAGAAACCAAATCAAAAGATATAAACAGAAACAAAATCGTCAAATACCCAGTCTTTTGTTATTCCTACAATTTGCTGAGGTTATCGGGAACTGGGAAATTGTAGCAGTACAAGCAGAAAACCAAACACGTTTCAGTTTGCAGGAGGAGAACAAAGGCAAGGCGTAGAGTCACgaaaatcaaaaaccaaaatgAGGAATGAATTGGATGCTTATCTGTAAGAATTTTTGGcagagaaaaaagagaagaagaaaaaagaatcaaattcTTGGTTTGCGTTTTAGTTTACTAAATTACTGTGGAAAAAGGAATATATAAGGGTTGAAAACTTGGGGGAAATCGTCAGCCAAATGGACGGTTCGAGAAATTACGGGTGAAagacaaaaacaaaaatcaattacGAGAAGATTCATGTTACACGTGTCGAAAGGATATGGTGAAGCACATGACGGTTATGCGGCGAAAGGCCAATAGGAGATTGCcctaccaaaacaattttatcaCAAGTGGCCGCGgatcatatatttattaatttttattatttgatttattattgcCAGAAAGTTTTTATTTCGAGATTAATTTTGACATCATTAACATCTTGGTCACAAGTGTATCTAATCCCATTCTCTCCATTAGTTTTGGTCTTCTTTTTGACATCATTAACATCTTGGTCACAAGTGTTATCGGCCCAATAGAATACTTTCGTCGTTGTTCTTCTTTTTTTATCTCTACTTATTTCATCCATCCATCATAAATTATCTCTACTCCTACCATACTTTAGTTTGATGATTTCCACCGCTCACTCAAGGTTGAGCTCAAAGATTTGACGAAGACTTAAAAAAGTATCTACAGATGCTTTACAATAAGTTAGTTTCGGATAATGTTTGCATCCTATGTATTACCACAACTATTGACATTGAGTTAGcctgtgtttatttttttatataccgTCATTGCTTCCTCTTCGAGAAAAAAAGTTCATAACCCATGAGCTTTTTACCTCCACGTAGCATTGTTCTATCGGGCTTTCACCCATTGAGAAAAAATCTTCATTACTACCTCCCGTACAGAAGTGAAGCTAAAAGGGAAAACAGTGGTCCTAGTcccctaaaaatgaaaattaacctCTTTACTCCCTTGAGCATTTATAAAGTTTTAAGTATTTAATAGTGAAATCGTATTTTGACTcctcctaaaatttaaaattaaattataccctccctaaaaataaaaagtttataatttaatcccttgaaaattgtaaaaattttacattaatactgtaacagcccgattttgggcctagtcgaaacaatggtttcgggaccactatttcGAGGCTAGAGAAAAtgattttagtattattttatgtgttataatataattttataagtgcgtgtaaattttggtaagttaattttagcaatttctagtctaatttcgaaaaaggactaaatcgcgtaaaaggtaaaagttgtgttttaatacctaaaggtgttaaattgccttgtatcttaaattgggggtatttaaagtgaaattaggccgttgaaagtgtgatggccccatgggagacaaaattgttgaaagtcaaaattaggtgaaatttggtcaccaattttgactagttttattattaacaaatcaaaaagaaaaagctatcatttttctcttcttcttcaccGAAATATGCATCAAAGAAAGGGCtttgaagctggaaaatttcagcaacatatttcccttgcttgtaagtgattttaatgtctttgcttgataaattttacattttcggaacccctaaagcatgagctttcataagaggggactattttgaaaaatgatgaagagtctagggtttttccatgagagtaaatatgttgtttgctgtgtttttatggaagattatgagtgctagttgtctaataaataacttttgtgaaagaaattgcatgaaaacaccttaaaaatgactagattgctaagttgtaaaatgagttgtaaatgtgtgaaatagttgaaattatgagttgttatagttatgaaaatggttcatctagactcaaggagtaaagaaatgtgataaaaattattttacgagcctaggggtaatttggtaattttggcaaaatatatgggcaaaattgtaaaaaaattgttcaagtgtgtcaatggactaattttatcagtacattgttttaataagttgaatatgatattttagatgatgaaaatcgagatttggacctagaacggaaagaaatcgattaagggataattacgtctttttttttcacctttgtggtatcgaggtaagttcatgtgtaaataatgtagcataattgttatttttaagttattgatgttaaatatatgatatgctgatttttatcatgaaatatatgctttgtggttattttcgaataaaatgcaagttatgtgtattatctgttaaatataaagtgctaccgagtattggtttcggtattttacggaagatggcaaggatatgtgttcgaggaaaatcccgtttgaaccttaggaatagattaggatacaagtgacatgtcactaggatggttgagcatccgaactcgttgagttgagtccgagttcacttatggatgcgaatgttcgaactcgttgagttgagtccgagttcgtgagatgtaactaggcatccgagctcgttgagttgagtccgagttcacttatggatgcgaacgaccgagctcgttgagttgagtccgagttcacttattggcgggttacatggtagcttagctacatatgtggcacttatgtgcaaactttccatgtatccgaattatattccgatgcgttcaatgggtaaaattctactcaaatggaagaatacttgagatgaaagggacgtattggtaaatgttgtgaaatggatactttgaacaggtatgtacttaaccctggggttgaaaactcgacataacaacaatatggtaagatggtaaatgaaaatgtgatatgaatgtctcggtgatgattatacaaacgatgttgtattaattttgtgaacaatgatcatgaatgagtaatttagccttgacaaatttgagttactgcagtagtgtaactttgaaaatacactaaaaatagtggaaaatgagttagaggcagaataaaatatggcattaaagcttaatgagtctattttcacatgaaagaaacaggggaagaaaaagaattccatattgtgtgatatttgaattcttgtgaaacaagGTCTAAATAAATTCGAGATCCGCttttctgactttagaaattcaccaaaaattgtacaaaaattactaagagtcataccttacatgcatggattccttattgagtctatttttaggggaaataaacggcatggtcgttggaattttgtacagggagaaattcggtttGTAGTCTATAGGGTTCAGAGTGGTCataccttgaaacaggggagactttaactaataaactgtactaattggcccaaaaattctataaaaaaaattagtaagtagagatatgagtctagtttcaagagaaatagatgagaacattattcgagtcttgtactatgagataatcgaactttagtacagaagggtcggaactgtcagatagtgaatcaggggtaactttgaggaataaactgtactatttggcttaaccaaaaattctagaaattttatggaagaaaggaaaataagtctagtttcagggaaaattaacggaacttaattcagagtttcgtagctccatatataaataatttagtgaccgttgctcagaaagacagcttgtagtgaacttgagaatatgttgtaaacattgataaaacaagttaatgagttgcttattgttttcatatgaacttactaagcgaaagcttacccccctcttctttcccatgttttctagagtttccaggttagctcgggttggaggtcatcagagatattatcacactgtcgagttaacgctatcggcgtaagtaaactcaagtgattctagtctatggcatgtatagggttttaatgtgagtatgtaatattatgatttagctaaaggcattggcttgttattaaggtagtattagtcaatgtaaattggcctatgtcggctaatatcgttatgggcccatatgattattcttatgcatttatgttattatctcttgtgatgtggcttacaacatgtatgcctagagattgaattgagattcattgatgagctaataactaatgcaggattaagtgattggtaaatagttaataatgcttcatgaatggtttgtggatatgattatgcatgctttgtgatggacatgaggtttgatgacatgttgatagctatagcattaatatggtaaagatgaaagaaaaacttattgtaatggttgcatgtgaaattaccATG
This window of the Gossypium hirsutum isolate 1008001.06 chromosome A09, Gossypium_hirsutum_v2.1, whole genome shotgun sequence genome carries:
- the LOC121206235 gene encoding monoacylglycerol lipase, producing MTCSSTRTIAIPRETKFLYFNKIYGHSQFHVKPNYWKPKCLSKDSNPLISSSAASERMEAVEPLTSGASGRINALFSLRALRSLLLLLNAVVLFLLLPFRGQRRASAICSGEEVGKDEKQDCRRKGSSSSSAVMRVPAAMVLRRSAAVILDQEAAARRSLAIQRVVEDDDNGTVREFSLFTSARGETLFTQSWTPVSVVVRGVVVLLHGLNEHSGRYSDFAKQLNANGFKVYGMDWIGHGGSDGLHAYVHSLDHAVADMKMFLEKVLAENPGLPCFCFGHSTGGAIVLKAVLDPKIEAQVSGIILTSPAVGIQPSHPIFVVFASVVSFLLPRYQVSVTNKKNMPVCRDPEALVAKYSDPLVYTGPLRVRTGYEILRTTSYLQQNMNRLRVPLLVLHGTDDTVTDPQASQKLYEAAASTDKTIKLFEGLLHDLLFELERETIMDDIIQWLNCRV